The following DNA comes from cyanobiont of Ornithocercus magnificus.
AGACTTAAGGTCTGCTGAATGTGTTTGCTGACACGGGCTAGTCCCTGGTTGGTGACTCTATCCTATGGTTTTCAAGTACGGAAGACGACTAAGGTGTTTCTTACGAAAAGGAGCTTGCTTTTCAAGTGTATCCTTGCAGTAAGTGTGCTATGGAGCGAATCGAGTCATAACCTTAGAACAATCGGTTACTGGACAAGTATGATAAAAAAGTTGGCATACTAGGGGGAATAAACGCTATGTTGATATTGCCCGATCAACCATAAGGATCATGCTCACAGGGAGCGACCTGCTCAACAAAGTCAAGGAACTGGGTGATGTCAGTAAGTCTGATCTTGTTCGGGCCTGCGGCTACGTCTCCTCGAAGAAAGACGGTGGTGAGCGTTTGAACTTCACTGCCTTCTACGAAGCTCTGCTTGAAGCGAAGGGTGTTAGCCTCGGTGTCTCTGGTATTGGTGGAGTTGGCAAAGGCGGTCGCAAGCTCAGTTATGTTGCCACTGTTCAAGGTAATGGCAATCTCCTCATAGGCAAAGCGTATACCCAGCTCCTTGATCTCAAGCCTGGGGACGAATTTGAGATCAAGCTTGGGCGCAAGCAGATCCGATTAGTGCCTGTTGGTGGTAGTGAGGAAGACGAGGAATGATCAGAATCGGAGGGAGTCCTCACAGCGGCTCCCCCATTGCAATCAACTAGCTGCCTGTCGAAGTTCAGCGCAAAATTGCTTGGCCTCTTCAGCTGCACCAGTCTCTGAAGCAGTAATTCTTTTGACCAGCGCGCTGCCAATAATGACACCGTCAGCGCCCCATTCGCGTGCCTGTATTACTTGCTGCGGTCCAGAAATACCGAAGCCAACAACCACAGGTTGCGACGAGAGACACTTTAACTGGCTGATAAGAGAATGGACTCTATGCTCAAGCACAGCACGCTCTCCAGTAACACCAGTGACACTGACAAGGTAAGTGAATCCACGACTTATGCGCATGATCCTTTCCATCCGTTTACTAGGTGTTGTTGGTGCTACAAGTAGTGCAAGGTCAAGACCCCATTCTAATGCTATCGGGGATAGCTGCTCTGCTTCTTCAAGGGGCAAGTCTGGTATAATCAACCCTGTAGCACCAGCTGATGCAGCATCGGCAAAAAACCTCTCTAACCCTCTACTGAAGAGCAGATTGACATAGCTGAACAGAATCACAGGAATAAAAAGCCGACCCTTAAGCCGTCTCAGCATTGCGAACACAAGCGAGGGTGTAACACCAGATGCAAGTGCACGAGATGCAGATGCTTGGATAATTTGGCCATCAGCAAGTGGATCGCTGTATGGGATGCCAAGTTCGACCATGTCTGCCCCAGCCTGCTGAAGAGCAAGCAGGACGTCAGCAGTAGTCTCGAGGTTAGGGTCACCTGCCATCAAAAATGGCATTAAGGCAAAACGTCCCTCGGCCTGTAGCGATCGAAATCTTGCGGCAATTGCACTACCTGGCATGGGGCTGTAAAGGTTGAGATCTTTGAATTAATCTCATCACACCACTGGGGTGCGCTGCAGGCTGAGAAGCTAAAACCTGCTGTCGTGTTCAGATATCTGAACTGATCGACCTTAGAATTGCCTGCTGTTGTTCTGGAGTAAGCTTATCGAATTGTTCTTGCAGTTGTACTTTGCTGACCTCATCATAGACTTTCCTGTATCTCTTTCGCTGTTCCATATAGGTCATACGACCAGTTATTACTCGCAGTAGATATGTGGACGTCCATGCTAAAACGAGAATCACTAGCACAGCCTCGGCTGCGATGCCAGCACTTGCTTCCCCAAAGCCAAGCCCACGAAAGGCGCTGTATCCAAGACCACCTAGAAGCAGGACAAAAGCACCGATTAGAAAAACATGAGTACGCGTCAAGATCTAGCCTTCTCCCTGCCCATAAGGACGAAAATTAAGGAATGGAGCAAACACAATCATCCCCGGGAAGAAGAGGAAGACCATGCTGTAAACTACGAGGCGCTCAATCTTGCCCATGCGTGTCAGGCGCTGCTGTATCCACAGCATCAGACTTAATGGAATAATAATCAAGTACACGCTCGCAAGGGCGATGTATGTCATAAAGACCAATACCACTTCCATCTTAGCAATACTTAGGAAACTTTCAATGTTCACTGATCAGATCTCGAGAGTATGAAATTTAGGATATGGGAGAGTGGCTCAGATTGAGCTGGTACGGGGGCATGGCGAAACTGGTAGACGCACGCGACTTAAAATCGCTTGTCCTGAAAAGGATGTGGGGGTTCAAATCCCCCTGCCCCTATCCCTTACAGTCACTGAATGCTGAATGAGTACTAGAGTGTTTTTGCCTGAGGGTGGAACCCTAGACTTACTAACCGGAAAATTACGGCAAGCCCCATCTCAATAAACAGGTATTGCTGGATAGATCTCTAGACGTTGTGTTCGTCTAGCAAGCGCCAGGGGAGTGTCTGACCAGCATGAAATGGCACCAACTGGGTTTGACCAGGGCCAGAAACACTTTTTGGGACAACAAGCGGCTTCCGCTCAAGCGTGATGGTTGTCGCATTTAAGGGCAGGCCATAAAACCTGGCACCATAAATACTTGCAAACCCCTCAAGACGATCGAGCGCTCCTTCCTCTTCGAAAACCATGGCATAACTCTCCAATGCATGCGGCGCGTTGTAAATACCGGCACAACCACAAGAGCTCTCTTTCCCTGAGCGTGGATGGGGAGCAGAATCAGTGCCGAGAAAGAATGAGGGTAGTCCACTGGTGGCTGCGTAACGCAGTGCTAAACGATGATGCTCACGTTTTGCTACAGGCAAGCAGTAGAAATCACTACGGAATCCCCCCTGAAACATTGCGTTACGGTTAATATGGAGATGATGAGGCGTGATAGTAGCGGCTAGATAGGGTCCAGCTGCCATGACAAAGCTCACAGCCTGCTCAGTAGTGATGTGCTCTAATACTATGGGCAGCTCTGGGAAGCGCTGTATCAGTGGCGCAAGGTAGCGTTCGATGAAAACCGCTTCCCGGTCGAAAATGTCGACCTCAGGATCATTAACTTCGCCATGCACCAGGAGTGGCATACCTAGATGCTGCATCATATTTAACAGCGGAGTAATCGCATGTAGATCTCGCACTCCAGCATCAGAGTTTGTAGTGACGCCTACCGGGTAGAGCTTGGCAGCAGTGAAAACACCTTCTCGGTAGCCATGCTCGAGCTCTTGTGGTAGCAGTGCTTCAGTAAGGTAAGCCGTCATTAACGGTCTGAAGCTGCAGCTAAAGGGAAGTGTGGCAATAATCCGCTCTCGGTAAGCAACTGCAGCAGACACAGTTGTAATTGGCGGCTGCAGATTAGGCATAACAATAGCACGCGCAAAGACTCTAGCGGTTGTCCAAGCAACTGCCGCGAGCATATCATGGTCACGGAGATGAACATGCCAATCGTCAGGTTGTCGCAGGCTGAGATAATTTTCTGTGCGTGAAACCACTATGGTGTTATAGGACTGAGATTGGCAATGGCCAGTCTTAATGCATCACATCGCTCGGACTTAACGTGACTCTGGGGTAACCTCTGCATAAGACCTAACCTGCCCAAGCGCCTTTCAGTGCTGCCAGCTTGCACTACAAGAAAAACCTGCCGGCCTACCTCAAGCGCCTCCTTGACTGCATTCTCTAGAGCTAATGAAGCTGTGACTCCTAGGTGAGATACCTCAGTTAGGTCAAAGATTACTACCTCGCATGAGCCGATCGCGTTATGCTCTCGCGAGATGGTTTTGGCTACTCCGAAAATCATTGGTCCAGCTAGTTGGAAGAGTAGCACACGACCGCCAGCCTCATCAAGAAGTTGCTGTTCCTCACCAGAAAGATCAACGTCGTCATCAGTTGTGCTAATAGTTTTAACTCGACGTGATTGCAGTGCGCTCATGCGATCGATCGTGAGTATATTAGCAACAAAGACACCGATACCGACTGCGGTGATTAAATCCACCAGAACAGTAAGTAAAATTACGCCATAGGTGATTAGCGTTGCTTTTAGTGATAAGTGATGAGCTCGCTGTAGAAAACTCCAGTCAATAATGTCGACTCCAACCTTCAAGGCAATACCTGCCAAAACAGCTAGTGGTATCTGTGCTGCCAGAGGGGCAGCTAGCAGCACTACTAACATTAGGATCAGGGCCCTGATGATACCAGAGAGTGCCGAGCGACCTCCAGCCTGAATGTTAACAACAGTGCCCATTGTCGCTCCAGCTCCTGGCAAACCCCCAAATAATCCAGATATAACATTGCCTAAACCCTGACCAACTAATTCTTTATCTGATCTGTGTTCAGTGCGTGTGATACTGTCAGAGACAACAGATGTCAGCAAGGCATCTATACAACCCAGCATGCCAAGCACAGCTGCATCTAGAACCATCACTTGAAGTTGGTTGAGAGAAAATATAGGCCAACGAAATTCGGGAAATCCAGAGGGAATAGGGCCGATGCGGCGCAAATCTGCATCGCCTAGAAAAGTTAGAGAAAGTAATGTGCCCAGCACTAGCGCTAAGAGTTGTGGAGGGCAGTAACGTCTCCATGATCCTGGCATAAGCCAGAGGATAGCCACAGTTGTTAAAGCAAGTAGAAGTTCAAAGGGCTGAACTCCTGTTAGTAAATTTGGTAAAGAGGTTAGGGTACCTACAACACCCCCAGCTGGTACAGATTGGCCGAAAAAAGGTGCCAACTGCAGCAATACGAGAATGATGCCGATTCCGGACATAAAGCCCGAGATAACTGTGTACGGCATCATTGTCACGTAGCGGCCGAGTCGACAAACACCAAATAGGATTTGGAAGAGCCCGGCGAGAATCACAACACTGAAGGCTAATGCCAATGCTGTTTCCTGATCTCCAGCTGTGGCATTGAGGCTGACAATCACCGAAGTAAAAACCACTGTCATGGGACCAGTAGGTTCTGAAATCAGCGTTGGCGTACCTCCAAACAGGGCTGCCACCAGTCCGATAATTACTGCCCCCCATAGCCCGGCAGCTGCCCCAGCTCCGGATGCCACACCAAACGCAAGGGCCATAGGCAGTGCTACTACAGCGGCGGTCAGTCCTCCGAATAGGTCACCACGCCAGTGCCGGGCGCTGATCTGGTTGAGCAGCATGGCAGACGGATCAATGCGGCGTGAACATTAAGCCGAACGAGGAGCACAATTGACCAATTGTCTCAGCGTCGGCGATTTTTGTGTTCTTGAACACCGCTCTGGAGATTCTATTAGGCGTTGGTCTCCTCTTCGGCGGCGGCGAGCTATTTATTCAGGGTGCTGTCAGCTTTGCACTTATTCTCAGCATCCCTCAGCTGGTGATTGGTCTAACTGTTGTCTCACTCGGCACTAGCGCACCAGAGCTCTTTGTAAGCTTGATCTCGGTCTTCAATGGCTCCGATTCTTTAGCTGTCAACAATGTAGTCGGTTCAAATATCTTTAATGTCATGGTGGTTCTTGGTAGTAGTGCTCTTGTCATGCCACTGCGAGTAGAGAGCCGCCTTGTGCGTCGTGATGTTCCTGTTCTGCTTGCAGTATCTACAGCTGTATGGGGCATGTCTTCAGCAGGCCGCATTACTTGGCAAGCTGGGCTAGCACTCTTACTAGGCCTGGTAATTAACACGATTTGGGAGCTTCGCACAGCACGTGAGGAGCGCAAAAAGACAACAGATGTAGAGCCAGAAGTCGCGTCAAAAAATTGGCATTGGGCTATCCTGCAGATCTTAGGCGGTAGCTTTCTACTAACGATCGGGTCTAGATTTCTAGTCCGAGGAGCTATGATAGCAGCATCACTATTGGGTGTTAGCGAGGCGGTAGTAGGACTGACTATTGTTTCAGCAGGAACCTCAATCCCAGAATTAGCAGCTTCACTTATAGCAGCACTACGTGGTCGGACGGACTTAGCTATCGGCAATGTAGTAGGAAGCAATTTGCTAAACCAACTGTTAGTGCTTGGCAGTACAGCAGTGACCTCAGGTAAACTAGGGGTAGGTGTGGAATTGGTATTGATTAACCGAGACTTGCCAATAATGATAATTACTACCTTGGCTTGCATGCCAATTTTCTGGACCCGAGGTAGTATATCTAGACTAGAAGGTAGTTTTCTCGTAGGTCTTTATATCTTCTACTTAGTGGATCAGGTACTTCCATACACATTGCCAACTTGGCAAGATAGATTTCGGGTTATGTTGCTGTCTTTTGTGATTCCAGCTATAATAGTCGCGATCATAGCCCAGTCTGTTAGTTACTGGCGCCAATTGCGTTAGCAATATCAATATGGCGCCGAGAGACACGTACCAGCAGCTAAGTCATT
Coding sequences within:
- a CDS encoding AbrB family transcriptional regulator, giving the protein MLTGSDLLNKVKELGDVSKSDLVRACGYVSSKKDGGERLNFTAFYEALLEAKGVSLGVSGIGGVGKGGRKLSYVATVQGNGNLLIGKAYTQLLDLKPGDEFEIKLGRKQIRLVPVGGSEEDEE
- a CDS encoding tryptophan synthase subunit alpha, whose protein sequence is MPGSAIAARFRSLQAEGRFALMPFLMAGDPNLETTADVLLALQQAGADMVELGIPYSDPLADGQIIQASASRALASGVTPSLVFAMLRRLKGRLFIPVILFSYVNLLFSRGLERFFADAASAGATGLIIPDLPLEEAEQLSPIALEWGLDLALLVAPTTPSKRMERIMRISRGFTYLVSVTGVTGERAVLEHRVHSLISQLKCLSSQPVVVGFGISGPQQVIQAREWGADGVIIGSALVKRITASETGAAEEAKQFCAELRQAAS
- a CDS encoding NAD(P)H-quinone oxidoreductase subunit L, which gives rise to MNIESFLSIAKMEVVLVFMTYIALASVYLIIIPLSLMLWIQQRLTRMGKIERLVVYSMVFLFFPGMIVFAPFLNFRPYGQGEG
- a CDS encoding dihydroorotase, with amino-acid sequence MVSRTENYLSLRQPDDWHVHLRDHDMLAAVAWTTARVFARAIVMPNLQPPITTVSAAVAYRERIIATLPFSCSFRPLMTAYLTEALLPQELEHGYREGVFTAAKLYPVGVTTNSDAGVRDLHAITPLLNMMQHLGMPLLVHGEVNDPEVDIFDREAVFIERYLAPLIQRFPELPIVLEHITTEQAVSFVMAAGPYLAATITPHHLHINRNAMFQGGFRSDFYCLPVAKREHHRLALRYAATSGLPSFFLGTDSAPHPRSGKESSCGCAGIYNAPHALESYAMVFEEEGALDRLEGFASIYGARFYGLPLNATTITLERKPLVVPKSVSGPGQTQLVPFHAGQTLPWRLLDEHNV
- a CDS encoding SulP family inorganic anion transporter — encoded protein: MLLNQISARHWRGDLFGGLTAAVVALPMALAFGVASGAGAAAGLWGAVIIGLVAALFGGTPTLISEPTGPMTVVFTSVIVSLNATAGDQETALALAFSVVILAGLFQILFGVCRLGRYVTMMPYTVISGFMSGIGIILVLLQLAPFFGQSVPAGGVVGTLTSLPNLLTGVQPFELLLALTTVAILWLMPGSWRRYCPPQLLALVLGTLLSLTFLGDADLRRIGPIPSGFPEFRWPIFSLNQLQVMVLDAAVLGMLGCIDALLTSVVSDSITRTEHRSDKELVGQGLGNVISGLFGGLPGAGATMGTVVNIQAGGRSALSGIIRALILMLVVLLAAPLAAQIPLAVLAGIALKVGVDIIDWSFLQRAHHLSLKATLITYGVILLTVLVDLITAVGIGVFVANILTIDRMSALQSRRVKTISTTDDDVDLSGEEQQLLDEAGGRVLLFQLAGPMIFGVAKTISREHNAIGSCEVVIFDLTEVSHLGVTASLALENAVKEALEVGRQVFLVVQAGSTERRLGRLGLMQRLPQSHVKSERCDALRLAIANLSPITP
- a CDS encoding C50 carotenoid epsilon cyclase, which codes for MFLNTALEILLGVGLLFGGGELFIQGAVSFALILSIPQLVIGLTVVSLGTSAPELFVSLISVFNGSDSLAVNNVVGSNIFNVMVVLGSSALVMPLRVESRLVRRDVPVLLAVSTAVWGMSSAGRITWQAGLALLLGLVINTIWELRTAREERKKTTDVEPEVASKNWHWAILQILGGSFLLTIGSRFLVRGAMIAASLLGVSEAVVGLTIVSAGTSIPELAASLIAALRGRTDLAIGNVVGSNLLNQLLVLGSTAVTSGKLGVGVELVLINRDLPIMIITTLACMPIFWTRGSISRLEGSFLVGLYIFYLVDQVLPYTLPTWQDRFRVMLLSFVIPAIIVAIIAQSVSYWRQLR